CGGCCGGCGGCAGCCGCGGTCCACCAGGTGGTCCACGGCCAGCGCCGCGCCCGCGGCCTGGTCGACGTCGACGTAGGTGATCGCCATCGGCCGGAGCGGGCGGGCGGCCAGCACGACCGGCAGGTTCGCCTCGGTCAGCAGGCGCGGCAGCGGGTCCGCGCCGTGCGTGTGGATCAGGATCACGCCGTCCAGCCTGCGCTGCCGGACGTCGTCGACCACCTCCTGGTGGCCGCCGGGGTCGGTGGTGGTGAGCACCAGCTGCACGCCCAGCGGCCGGATCACCGGCATCACGCCGCTGACCACCCGGCCGAAGTACGGGTCGTGCAGGGTGCGGCCCTCGTCCGGCAGGACGAGGCCGACCGCGCCGGCCCGTCGGGTGACGAGCGAGCGCGCCGCGCGGTTGGGCGCGTAGCCGGTCGTGGAGATGGCCCTCTCGACGACCTGGCGCAGCTCCCGGTCCACCGTGGCGACCCCGTTGACGACCCGGGACACCGTGGCCCGGGAAACGCCCGCGACCCGCGCGACCTCTTCCAACGTGACTGGTCTGCGGTCCACGCCAGTCTTTATACCGGGCGGTGCGGCCCCGCCGAGGCGGGGCCGCACCGCGCCGTCACTGGTAGACGCGGACGTAGTCGACCAGCATGCGCTGCGGGAAGACCGTGGTGGCGTCCGGTGGACCGGGCCAGTCACCGCCCACCGCGTTGTTGAGGAGGATGAAGAAGGGCTTGTCGAACACCCACGGGCCGCGGGTCGCCTCCACCGTCGCCTTGTCGATGGTGATGACGGTCACGCCGTCGATGCTGAACATGATGCCCCGGCTGTTCCAGTCGACCCGGAACAGGTGGAACGCGTCGCGGTAGTCCCGACCGATGTCCCTCACGTTGCCGATCCCGCCGCCGCCGTAGTACGCCGGGCCGTGGATCGTCTGGTACGCGGTGTTCGGTTCGCGGCCCAGGTGCTCCATGATGTCGATCTCACCGCTGGCGGGCCACGGGGTGCCCTGGAAGATGTCGTTGCCGAGCATCCAGAACGCGGGCCAGAGGCCCTTGGTGCCCGAGACCTTGATGTTGGCCTCGATGCGCCCGTAGGTCCACGACGCCCTGCCCTCGGTGATGAGCCTCGCCGAGGTGTACTGGCACGTGCCGCTGCCGCTGACCGGGTCGACCGGGCACGCCGAACCCGGTGTGACCTGCCGCCTGGCCTCCAGCACCATGTTGCCCGCGCCGTCGGTGAACGCGTTGTCGTTGTCCGTGTAGTACTGGAGCTCCGCGTTCTGGCCGGTGCCGACCTCCGGGCGCCACTTGCCGGCGTCCGGCTTCGTGCCGGCGGGGGTGTTGAACTCGTCGCTCCACACCAGCCGCAGCGGGGCGCCCGGGTCCGGTGCCTGCGCCGGCGGCGGGGTGGGGTTGCCGCCGGTGCCGTAGACCTGGAACTCCCACAGCGAGTAGCCGTACTGGCCGCTGCGCTTGGTCAGGTTCACCCGCACGTAGCGACCCGTGCCCGAGACGGTGAACGTCTGCTTGAACCCGGTGCCGTTGGTGACCGCGTGGATCGTGGTCCAGCTCGACCCGGTGGCCGAGGTCTGGATCTCGAACCCGGTGGCGAACGCCGGGTCCCACTGGAGGACGACCTTGCTGACCTGCGCGGTCGCGCCGAGGTCGACGGAGATCCAGCCCGGGTCCACCCAGCCGGTGGTGGCGCTGGTCGCCCACCTGGTCGCCGGGTTGAGGTCCAGCGCCTTGGCCGGGGTGCAGCCGGGGCACGCGCCGTCGTCCTGGAACGAGGAGGCGGTGGCCGGCTTGTCGTACGACAGCAGCCGCTCGGACCCGCCGGGCGGGTTGCCCGTGCCGGTGCGGATCGCGAACTCCCACAGCGACACGCCGTACTGGGTGGCGCGGGCGGTGGTGTGGAGGCGGACGTACCGGCCCGTGCCGGTGAAGGCGACGTCCTGGACGCCGCCCGTCCCGGTCGTGGTCTGGTAGACCGTCGTCCACGCGGTGCCGTCGGCGGACGTCTGAAGCTGGAACGCCGTCGCGTGGGCGGCCTCCCAGGTCAGGGTCGCGCCGCAGACCTCGCGGCTCGCGCCCAGGTCGACGCGCAGCCACTGCGGGTCGCTGAACGCGCTCGACCAGCGGGTGCCCGCGTTCCCGTCCACCGCCGAGGCGGCGGTGAACGGGCTGCCGGTCTCCACCGAGGAGGCGGTGACCGGCGCGTTGAGCGCCGCGTTGGCCGTGCCGCACTCGGCCGCCCGGGCGGGCTGCGCGGTGACGGGCACGACCAGCGCGCCGAGCAGGGCGAGCGAGGTGATCAGACGCTTCACGGCCGGCCGTCCGCACCGCACTTGATGATGGGGTTGATGCAGTCGCGGACCCGGCGGGCCAGTTCGGCCTCGGGCCACGCGTTGAAGAAGTCGCCGTGCATGGTGAAGCCCGCTCCGGACGACAGCCGGAACCGCGCGGGGTCGCCGCTGACCGGGTACCGCAGCACCTGGCGGAGCTTCGGGACCGGCACCGGGTGCGTCGACGGGCAGGTGCCCGCGACCGGGTAGGACATGTGGCTCTTGTGGTCGGCCGAGTCCAGGTCGCGGCCGTTCCAGCACTGCGGGAAGTCGAGGTAGGACTCCAGCATCGTGCCCGCCGGGCAGTTGACGAAGTCCTTCGACGCGCCCACGTGGCCCGCGTGCAGGCACGACCACCGGGAGATCGTGGTGGCGTCCGGGGCGGTGGCCTTGGCGTTGCCGGCGACGATCCGCAGGCCCAGCGGGAACGGCTGGATGCGGGCGATCACGTCGTCCCGCACGCCCTCGCCCAGGTAGTAGAACGTGGTGCCGGTGGGCTCCACGGCCTGGCCGTCGGCGTACAGGGTCGGCACCCAGTACGACGACAGGTCGACGGACGGGTTGCAGTTGCTCGTGCCGGCCAGCAGCGACTGGACGGTCGAGTGGGCGTTCGTGGTGCGGTTGCCGAAGAAGCTGTGCATGTGCGAGGCGCCCGGCAGGTTCGGCACCACGATCGGGTCGTCGGGCAGGCGGTGCGTGAACGGGCAGTCGGCGAGGAACTCCGCCACCCGCACGATCGGTCCGGACGGGGCCGCGTCGCCGAAGACCTGGAACTCCCACAGCGACACGCCGTACTGCGTGGCGCGCTGGGTGGTGTAGAGGCGGACGTGGCGGGCGGTGGTGTTCACGGCGAGCGTCTGGACGCCCGCCGTGCCGCCGGCGGTGAGGACCGTGGTCCAGTTCGCGCCGTCACCGGAGGTCTGGAGCTGGAAGGCCCGCGCGTAGGCGGCCTCCCAGTTCAGGACGACCTGGTTGATCGGCTTGGCGGAGCCCAGGTCGACGGCGATCCACTGGGGGTCGGCGGCGGCGCTGGACCAGCGGGTGCCGGTGTTGCCGTCGACCGCGGCCTGGACCGGTGTGCCGCCGTTCTCGACGGAGGAGGCGGTCACGGGCCTGCCCTGGGACAGCAGTTCCGGCGCCGCCGATGCGGGTGAGGCGACGAAGGTCACCACCGACGCGGCGGAGACCGCGACGGCGAGCGCTGTGACCATGCGACGCCATCGGCGAATGGTGGGGATCACGACTCCCCTTCCGTAGGACGTTACGAGTGGGTTTCGGAGAGCGCTCTCACAGCGGAACGTAGGACGGCCCCCTGTATCAGTCAAGGAAAGCGGCCGGTTCCGGTCGTACCGGGACACCACGCCAGAGAGCGCTCTCTCACCCACCCGCGCTCCACCGCCGGGCGAGTCGTGCGTTCAGGACCCGCGAGTCGTGCGTTCAGGACCCGCGAGTCGTGCGTTCAGGACCCGCGAGTCGTGCGTTCAGGACCCGCGAGTCGTGCGTTCAGGACCCGCGAGTCGTGCGTTCAGGACCCGCGAGTCGTGCGTTCGGGTCGGTCAGGCGGCGGCCGGGGGGAGGGCGGCTGCCGAGGCGGTGGGCCAGGCCAGCGGGTCGGAGCCCAGCTCCCACAGCTCCGCCACCTGGAGGACGCACCACGGCGAGACCGGGCGGGCGCCCGCCAGGACGGCCGGGGCGAACTCGGCCCACGGGACCCACTCGACGGCGTCGACCTCGTCGGGGTTCGGGCGGGGCTCACCGGTGACGAGGCCGCGGAAGACCGGGCACATCTCGTTCTCCACGACGCCGTTCTCCATCTCCGCCCGGTAGCGGAAGGCGGGGAGCACGAGGTCGAGGTCGACGTCCTCCAGGCCCAGCTCCTCCACCAGCCGCCGCCGCACCGCGGGCGCCGCGGCCTCCCCCGGCGCCGGGTGGCCGCAGCACGAGTTCGTCCACACCCCCGGCCAGGTCTTCTTGTGCAGCGCGCGCCGGGTCAGCAGCAGCCGGCCCGCGCCGTCGAACAGGTAGGAGGAGAACGCCAGGTGCAGCGGGGTGGACGCGTGGTGCACGGAGAGCTTGTCGGCCGTGCCGATCGCGACACCGGACTCGTCGAGGAGGACGACTTGTTCCACGCGCCCACCCTGCCACACGGACGGCGGTCACCGCGCGTCGGCGAGGCTCCTCGGGTTGCGCACCAGCTTGCCGCTGGAGGTGCGCGGCAGGGCGGGGAGCACGTGGACGCGCTCGGGCACCTTGAACTCGGCCAGCCGCTGCGCGCACCACGCGAGGACGGTGTCCGACCCCAGCACGTCGGACCGCGTGCCGACGTACGCCTCGACCGCCCCGTCGTGCACCACGATGGCCTCGGTGACCAGCGGGTGGGTCCGCAGCGCCGCCTCGACCTCGGTCAGGTCCACGTTGAAGCCGCGCACCATGACCAGCGAGTCGGCGCGGCCGAGCAGCCGCAGGTTGCCGTGCGCGTCGAACTCGCCGCGGTCCCCGGTGCGCAGCCACCCGTCGGAGAAGCGCGACGGCCCGTCCTCGTGCAGGTAGGGCGACTCGTCCAGGGCGACCTCCACCAGCCCTTCGCGCACCCTGATCGTGGTGTCGGGCATCGGCCTGCCCACCGAGGGTCGGGACGCGCCGGTCACGTCCATGGTCAGCGCGCCGGTCTCGGTGGTGCCGAAGCACTCGCCCACCGCGAAGCCGTGGGCGGCGGCGAACCGGTCGGCCACTTCCGGGGGCATCAGCTCGCCGCCGGCGAACGCGGCGCGCACCGACCGCAGCGCCTCCCGGTCGGCCGCGCCGGCGAGCAGGTCGAAGTGGAACGGCTGGCCGCTGAGGAAGTCCACCCGGTGCCGGGCGGCGGTGGCCAGGACGTCCTCGGCGGAGGAGGGCCGCGCGGCGAACACCAGCTCGACGCCGGCGGCGAGGGAGTGCAGCAGCCCGCCCATCAGGCCGAAGCTGTAGGCGGTGTTGTTGAGGATGAGGAACTTCTCGCCGCGCCGGGTCATGCCGTCGGCGGCGGCGAACCGCGCCACCTCGCGGGTGATCGACCCGGTGCTGCGGCCGACGACCTTGGGCCGCCCGGTCGAGCCGGAGGTGAACTGCACCAGGCGGTGCGGGGTGGCGGCGGGCACGCCGTCGGGCATCCGCTCGGTGACCAGCTCGTAGTGCTCCCGGAACGCGCCCTCGAACCGGTCCGCCGCCCGCACGGCGAACTGCGGGCGGGTGAGGTCGCGCAGCACGTCGAACTCGTGCGCGGTGAGCCGGTGGTCGATCGGGACGACCCGCGCGCCGAGGCGCCACAGCGCCAGCACCGCCTCCAGCTGGGTGAAGCTGGGGGGCACCTGGATCGCGACCGCGGTCCCCTCCCCCACCCCGGAGGCGGCGAACCGCGTGGCCAGGTCGGCCACGGCGGCGCGCAGGGTCCCGTGGGTCGCGGTGCGCTCGTGCGTGAACACCGGCACGTCGTCGCCGTGGCGGCCCAGCAGGTCGGTGACGAACTCTCGCATGCGGTTCAGGACTCCTTGCAGAACTCGCCGATGGGGATGCCCACGTGCCGCTGCTCGGTCGCGATGTAGCCCAGCAGCTCGTCGCCCCGCTGCAACTCGGTGACGTTGCGGACCTTCCCGCCGGGGCCGAGCACCCGCACGTGCCAGTCGTCCTGCACGGTGAGGCTGACCTCGACGCCCTCGGGCGAGTGCGCGGTGATGGTCAGGATCGGGCGCGACTCCAGCTTGGCCCGGCCGACGGTGAGCTTGCGGGTGCGGCCCTCGGAGTTCACCGCGAGCACCGTGCTGCCCGAGCGCAGCTCCGACAGGTAGTTGGTGCGGTTGTCCGGACCGAGCACGTAGGAGTGCAGCGCGCCGGCGTTGACCCGGAACGGCCGGGTCGGCATGTACGGCAGCGGGTGGGTCTCGGAGCAGCACAGGATGAAGCCGGAGGAGAAGGAGCCGACGAGGATGCCCTCGTCCTCCTGGAAGTGCGAGGCGGTGTCGACGCACACCCGGTCGCCCAGGCCGTTGTGCGCGATGCCCTCGACGACGAGCGTGGTCAGCTCCAGCGGCGGGGTGGTCGCCTCCAGCAGCCTGGCCAGCTTGAACACGTCGTTGGCGTCGCGCGGCGCCATCAGGACGCCGTCGGAGCCGTGTTCCAGCACGTCCAGGACGATCGCGGCCTCCTCCAGGTCCGCGACGACGGTGACGAGCTTGCCGGCCGCGCCGTCGGCGGCGGCGATGACGATCTCCAGCGGGATCTTCGTCGGGTCGGTGAACCCGACCACGGCGTGCCCGAGCCGCACGGCCGCCGCGCACGCGAGCTTCAGCGTGCGGTCGTCCTCGACCTGCACGAACGCCGAGTCGACGGGGAGCCGGTCGAGCTGGTCCTGGTCGCGCACCACGACGGTGACCAGGTGCGGGCTCTCCACGGGCTCGTCGGCGACGAGCACGCGGGTGATCGTCGGCGGCAGGGTGTCGAGCAGCGCCGGGTCGTCGGAGACGACCCCCGCGAGGCGGGCGTGCACGGCGGCGTCGACGACGGCGTCGCGCTGCGCGTCGGGGACGGTTCTGAGGTCGATCCAGGCGAACTTCAACGGTTCTCCAAAATGGTGGGCCCGCACGCCGGCCGGACCCGCGGAAGGGGGTTTCGCGGGTCCGGCCGACGGCGGGGTCAGGACGAGGCCACGGCCCCGGTCATCGCGCGGACGATGTCCGCCTCGCTCTCCCCGTGGACGATCGACGCGAGCTCGGCGACCAGGGACATCGGTGTCGGCGAGGTGAACACGCGGCGGCCCACGGCGAGGCCCGCGCACCCGACCGCCATGGCGGTGCGGGCGTGGTCGACGAGACTGCCGCCGGTCGCCGGACCACCCGCCACCAGCACCGGGATCGGGCTGGTGGCGATCACCTCGGCCATCCGCTCGGACGGTGTGGCGAGGTTGGTCTTGACGATGTCGGCGCCGAGGTCGGCCGCGATGTTCACGACGTGCGCGAGCAGCGCGGGGTCGTTCGGGTCGACGATGCGCGGACCGCGCGGGTAGGCCATGGCGATCAGCGGGACGTTCCAGTCGTCGCACGCGGCGGCGACCGAGCCGAGGTCGGCGAGCTGCCGGGCCTCGGTGTCGGAGCCGATGTTGACGTGGACGCTGACCGCGTCGGCGCCGAGCCGCAGCGCCTCCTCGACGTCGCCGACGAGGACCTTGGCGTTCATGTCGGCCATGTGCGCGGTGCCCGCGCTCAGGTGGACGACGAGCGCGCACCCGGCGAGCACGTCCGGGTCGATCGTCCGCACGCGTCCCTTGTGGACGATGATGGCATCGGCCCCGCCCATCACGACCGAGTCGACCAGGTCGCGCCACCGGTCGCGCGACACCACCGGACCGTCCGACACGCTGTGGTCCAGCGGCACGAAGAGGTACCTGTCGTCGCGCGGTCGGGAAAGGCGTCGCAGTCGCAACGCTTTCCTCATGTCGCTCACACCTCCCCAGATCGGTGATAGCCATCAGCAGGGTGGTGGAGCGGGCGAGCACGGCGGTAGGTGTGAGGTGGCGATAACTCGCCAGTTATGCACCTGTTGGACTAACGGTGCGTGCGAGGCCACAACGGAGCGTCATCCCGCGGTACCCGCGCGGTCGGTGTTTGTCGTGTGCGAATTGCCCTAGGCTGCCGCAGTGCACATGGAGCTGAGGCACCTCCACGTCGTGCTGACCGTGGCGGAAGCGGGCAGCATCAGCCGTGCCGCCTCTCTGCTGAAAATCGCGCAGGCGGGGTTGACGGCCCAACTGCGCCGCATCGAACGCGGTTTCGGCGGTCCGCTGTTCCTGCGGCGCACCGACGGCGTCGAGCTGACCGAGCTGGGCAGGCACGTCGTGCTGCGGGCGCGGGACCTGGTGGAGCGGTTCGACGAACTGCTGGTCACGGCGCGCAAGCTGGCCGCGGAGAGCGGCGGCGCGGGCATCCGGCTCGGCGGGGTGGCCGGGGCGCCGACCCCCTTGCTGGTCGGGGTGGTGCGCGGGCTGTTACCGACGCACCCGCAGACCACGCACATCGAGCGCAGTGGTGACGCCGTACTGGAACTCGTGCGCGCCGGCAAGCTCGACCTGGCACTGGTCACCGAGTTCCCGCAGAGTCCACTGCGGATTCCCGAAGAAGTCGACTTCCGCACCGTCGCCACGGAACACATGGTGGTCGGAATTCCGGTGGGGCACCGGTTGTCCGGGCGTGCCGAGATTCGGCTGTCCGAACTGGCCGATGAGGAATGGGCCGTGCCGGACGAGAACTACGGCGGCGGGCGGTTGAACCTGCACCTGGCCTGCGAGGCGGCCGGATTCACGCCGCGTTGCGCGCATTTCGGCGTCGATCCGGCGTCGGCGGCGGAACTGGTGCGTTCCGCGCACACCGTGGCGGGGTTCTTCCCCACCGGCCACGACCTGCCCGGCGTGCTGCTCAAGCCGATCGCGGGCAACCCCGTGCACCGGCGCGTCACGCTGGTGTGGAACCGGGGCTGCGAGGCCGCCGAGCACGTCGACGACGTCCACGCCGCGCTGCTGCGCGCCCACCACGAACGGCTCCGGGGGCACGGCCGGGCGGCCAAGCTGGCCGCCACGGGGTTGACCGTGGCGGCCAGCTGAGCGAGGGGTCAGCAGCCGCCGCAGTTGTAGTACGTCACGTCCCAGTGGTTCGACTCCAGGAAGTAGATGTTCCCGGAGCCGGAGCGCCACTTGTTGCCGCCGATGGACGTGAAGGTCCCCCGCACGTAGTTGTTGATGCAGGTGGACAGGGCGAAGTCGAGCTTGTACCCGTTCCAGTGGCTGTAGGTGCCGCTGGCGTGGCCGGTCTCCGTGCCGCCGGTGATGCGCAGGGCGCAGCCGCTGGCGCGCTTGAGCGTGATGCCGCCCTGCACGGTGGTGAGGTTGATCTGCTCGAAGCTGGTGCAGGTCGGGTTGTTGCGGTCGCTGCAACCTCCGCTGGACGACCAGGTGAGGCCGGCCGCGCTGAAGCGGCTCGCGGCGTCGGAGTGGCTGAGCTTGGTGACGGCCGCCTGCACGTCGGCGGTCGCGACCGCCGTGGTCAGGGTCATCCCGGCGAGAGCCAGGACGAACGCGGCGAGGGCGCGGGCAAGGCGCATGGTCTTTCCCCTTCCGGTCGCGGCGGAAGCTAACGTCGTGCGGTAAAAAACGGCCTAAACGCCCAGCGCATCGCGGTACAGCGCGCGCAGCCGCGTGCCCGGGCGGACGCCCAGCTCGTCGGCCAGGGTCCGGCGCACGTCCTGGAACACGCCGAGGGCCTCGGTGCGCCTGCCGCACGCGAGCAGCGCGGTCATCAGCTGGTGGCGGAGGTTCTCGGAGAACGGGTGCTCGGCCACGAGCGGGGTGAGCGCGTCGACGGCCTCGGCGTTGCGGCCCAGGGCCAGGTCGAGGTCGATGGCCGCCTCCAGCGCGGCCAGGCGGTGGGCCTCCAGGGGTGCGCACAGCCAGGCGCGGAGCGGCTCGGACTCCGCGCCCGCCAGCGGTGCGCCGCGCCACAGGTCGAGCGCCCGCGCGTACACCTCGCGGCGCTCGGCGAGGTCGGCCACGTCGGCGGCCCGCGCGGTCAGCGCGCGGAACCGCAGGGCGTCGACCTGCTCGGGTTCGGCGGCCAGCAGGTAGCCCCCGTCCTGGTGGCGCACCGGCACGCCCTCGGCGCGCAGCGCCGAGATGTGCACCTGGAGGGACTTGCGGGCGCGCGGCGGCGGGTCGTCGCCCCACACGAGGTCGAGCAGCCGGTCGACGGGGACCGGTTTCCCGCACTGCGCGGCCAGCACGGCGAGGACCTGGCCGGGTTTGCGGCGCAGCGCCCGGGGAGCCCCACCGGTCCGCCGCACCTGCACCGGTCCGAGTATCCGAAACTCCACTCCGACCCCCACGCCGCGTTGAAGTTTCACCAACACTGCCGCGATTCTGGCGGATTCTCGCGGAGCGTGGTTCCCCCGGACGGCTGGCGTGCCGGTCAGGGGGTTCGCAGCGGTGCGGGTGGGCGTGCGGGGGTCAGTCGGAGTGCCGCAGCACGCTCTCGACCTCGGTGCGGAACGCGTTGACACCGTCCTCGCCCTCGGGCGCACCGTGCGCCTGGAGGAGGTGCAGCAGCGCCACGCCGTTCGCCGAGCGCCGGGACAGCGCGCGGAACGAGAAGGCGGCCTCGTACACCGCCAACGCCGTGGCGCCGGCCGCCGCGACCGTGGCCAGGAACGCCCACAGCTCGCGCCGGGGCGCGTCGGCCACCGCGACCGCGCCCAGCGCGGCGGCGGCCGTGAAGAGGAGGACGGTGCCGGCCGTCGTCCACCGCCGGGCCGAGGTGTAGCGGGCGCGGGCCTGCTCGAACCCCGCCAGCCGCTCCCCCACCCGGTGTCGGAGGTACGCGCGGACGAACTGCTCGCGGTGGTCGTCGACCGAGTACGGGGCGGCGGGCTTCGGAGCCGGGGCCGGGGCCTTGGGGGTGGGTGCGGGCGGTGCGGCCTTCGCGGTGGGCTGCGGTTCGGAGACCGTGCGCGGCCTCGGTGACGGCTTGGTCGCCGGTTCGGCCGTCGCCGGTTCGGGACCCGCCTGCTTCGAGGCTGCGGCGCGGGTGGTCCTGGCCCGCGGCGTCCGGGTGCGGGTGGTGCTGTCGTCCTGGGTCTCGTCGCTCATGCCTGGCTCACCGGTTCGTGTCGGTACCGCGCCACCGCGGTCGCGAGGTCGCGGGCGCGCTCGTCGCGCTCCGCGTCGTCGACGGCCGGCGGCGCGGCCAGGTGGTCGAAGTACAGCGCCCGGAGCTGCTCGGCGCGCGCCCGCACGTCCGGGTCCTCCCCGTTGCGCGCCACCACCGCGAGGACGGCGGCCACCGCGCCCGACACGGCCAGCAGCACGCCCGGCCACGGCTCGGCGCCCAGCCACACCTGCAACGCGGCGAACACCGTGGTCGCGAAGCCCGCGCCGATGGCCAGCACGACCAGCAGCCTCGCGCGCTCCCGCGCCCTCAGGGCGGCCACCTCGCACTCGTGCAGCGCGGGCGCCACCACCTGGTTCGCCTCGTGGATCGCGTCGGCGAGCAGCGGGTAGTCGAGCACGTAGCCCGGATCGACCACGGGGTGCGGCTCGGGCGCCCGAAACCGCAGCCTCGGCCACACCGGGGGCGGTGGCACGGGGGCGTGCAGCTTCGCGCCCGGCCGGTCGGCCAGCACCCGGCGCAGCACCGCCACCACCCGGTCCGCGCCCTCGTCGAGGTGCACGACCGCGACACGGCCGCTGCGCACCAGCACGGCGAGGTCGTCGTCCTCGCCCAGGCCGCCGAACGCGACCTCGTCGGCCAGGCCGCCGGTGCCCGCGAGCACCAGCAGCGGCCGGTCGCGGCCCAGGTGGTCGACCAGCGCGGCGCGGGCCACCGCACCGCCGCCGACCAGCAGGGCGAGCACGGGCCGCTTCGTCCCGGCGACGGCGTCGACCACGCGGAACAGGGCGGGCACCTCCTCGCCCCACCGCGAGCCGGGCACCAGCACGGCCGTGTCGTGGTTGGCGTTGAGGCGCACCTCGCCCTCGCCGGGCTCGGTGTCCCCCGCGGCCACCCGGCCGGACGGCGCCACGCCCACGAGCCGCGGCCGGCGGCCCTCCAGGGACTCGACGGCCAGGCCGACCAGGTGCGTGACGCCGACGTCCGCGGCCGCCGTGACCACGACCGAGTCGGACCTGGCCACGTCGGCGAGGACGGCGCGCAGGACCGGCAGGACGGTGGCGGCGAGGTCGGTGCCCAGGGCCTCGACCGGGCCGAGCACCGCGAGGACCGGTCGTCCGCGGGGGAGTCGCAGTGCCCTGGCCCGGACGGTGTCGTCGGGGTGGGCCAACCGCTGCACCCGCGGTCCATCACCCGCTGTAGGCATGCGGGGCACGATAGCGGTGCCTCACGTGAATTTCACCCGTCCAGGGGTGGTTTTTCGCACGGGTAGACTCCCATTCCGTGTCGATTGACCCCGCTGAGCTGGAGATCGCCCTGAAGGTGCTCGCCCAGGTGGATGATCTGGAGACCGAGCACCCCGACGCGGTCGCCGTCCGCCGGGCCACCGCCGGCATCTGGAAGAGCCTCCGCAAGCGCCGCAAGGCCGACCGGCGCGCCGCCGTGACCGCCGCCGACCGCGCCGTCATCGAGGCGACCGCGACCGGGTCGCCGTCGCGCATCGACGACGAGACGCGCGGCGTCCTGCTGCGCGAGCCCGACCCGGGCACGAAGGCGGGCACGCTGCTGCGCGCCCGGTCCTGCTACACGTGCAAGCGCAGGTACACCGAGGTCGATGCCTTCTACCACCAGCTGTGCCCGGCCTGCGCGGACCTGAACCGGGTCAAGCGCGACCAGGGGGCGGACCTCACCGGCAAGCGCGCCCTGCTCACCGGCGGTCGCGCCAAGATCGGCATGTACATCGCGCTGCGGCTGCTGCGCGACGGCGCGCACACCACGATCACCACCCGGTTCCCGCACGACGCGGTGCGCCGGTTCGCCTCGATGCCGGACAGCGCCGACTGGCTGCACCGGCTGCGCGTGGTGGGCATCGACCTGCGCGACCCGAACCAGGTCGTGCAGCTGGCCGACTCGGTGGCCGCCGCCGGCCCGCTCGACATCCTGATCAACAACGCCGCGCAGACCGTGCGCCGCTCGTCGAACGCCTACGCGCCGCTGGTCACGGCCGAGTCGGACCCGCTGCCAGCCGGTCCGCTGCCCGAGCTGGTCACGTTCGGCCACACCACGGCCGCGCACCCGGCGGCGCTCACCGGTTCGCTCGGCGACACCGGGCCGGGCCTGGGCGCGACGGTGACCGCGCTGGCGCTGACCGCCGGGTCGACGGAGATCGACGCGGGCGGCCTGGTTCCGGACGTGGCGGACGTCAACAGCTGGGTGCAGCGGGTCGAGGAGGTCGACCCGGTGGAGCTGCTGGAAGTGCAGCTGTGCAACAGCACGGCGCCGTTCATCCTGATCTCGCGGCTGCGCCGGGCGATGGCAGCCTCTCCCGCGCGGCGCAAGTACGTGGTGAACGTCTCGGCCATGGAGGGCCAGTTCAGCCGCGCCTACAAAGGGCCGGGGCACCCGCACACGAACATGGCCAAGGCCGCGCTGAACATGCTGACCCGCACCAGCGCCGAGGAGATGCTGACCACCGACGGCATCCTGATGACCGCGGTCGACACCGGCTGGATCACCGACGAGCGCCCGCACCCGACCAAGCTGCGGCTGGCCTCGGAGGGCTTCCACGCGCCGCTCGACCTGGTCGACGGCGCGGCCAGGGTGTACGACCCGATCGTGCGCGGCGAGCTGGGCGAGGACCTGTACGGCTGCTTCCTGAAGGACTACGAGCCCGCCGCCTGGTGATCCCGCCGGGAGGCGGCGCGCACAACCTGACGACGCGCCGCGCGTGATCCGCCGAGTTCACCCGTCCGGCGGAGATACTGCCCGCCATGCTCACCGCCGACGGCCACCTGGTGCACTCCCCGTCGGACCTGGTGGACCTGCTGGAGTGCGAGCACCGCAGCGTCCTCTCGCACGCCCTGGCCACCGGCGTGCCCGGCGCGCCCGCGCCCGACCAGCGGCAGGGGCTGCTCGCCGCGCGCCACGGCCTCGCGCACGAGCAGGC
This region of Saccharothrix longispora genomic DNA includes:
- a CDS encoding SDR family NAD(P)-dependent oxidoreductase, whose translation is MSIDPAELEIALKVLAQVDDLETEHPDAVAVRRATAGIWKSLRKRRKADRRAAVTAADRAVIEATATGSPSRIDDETRGVLLREPDPGTKAGTLLRARSCYTCKRRYTEVDAFYHQLCPACADLNRVKRDQGADLTGKRALLTGGRAKIGMYIALRLLRDGAHTTITTRFPHDAVRRFASMPDSADWLHRLRVVGIDLRDPNQVVQLADSVAAAGPLDILINNAAQTVRRSSNAYAPLVTAESDPLPAGPLPELVTFGHTTAAHPAALTGSLGDTGPGLGATVTALALTAGSTEIDAGGLVPDVADVNSWVQRVEEVDPVELLEVQLCNSTAPFILISRLRRAMAASPARRKYVVNVSAMEGQFSRAYKGPGHPHTNMAKAALNMLTRTSAEEMLTTDGILMTAVDTGWITDERPHPTKLRLASEGFHAPLDLVDGAARVYDPIVRGELGEDLYGCFLKDYEPAAW